CGGGTTAAACCTATTAATTTTATGATAGTCATAGGAATGTAAAACGACCTTAAACGTTAACCAGTTAAGCCCCTATTATCATGAAAACCTTGTTCAGATGTTTCTTTCTATTGATGCTCACCGTTTTTGGTGTGTCGGTATTGTCATCCTTTTTAATTATCGAAAAAGCAGGTAAGCCGAAGCTGCTATTGCCATACAAGCAAGCCGGTTTAACTGAGCGACAAGCCGCCGCGCATTTGCTGAGCAGATTCACCTTCGGCGCACGCCCTGGTGATGTGGACAAGGTGGTAAAGATGGGGCTGGAAAATTGGCTCGAACAGCAACTGGACGGCAACCTGCCAGATGATTCAGTTGATGCTATGCTCGATAAGTTTGACGCGCTGAAAATGAGTAATGCGCAAATTGCCAATACTTTTCCTAAAGGCGGACAAGTGCAGCGCATGGCCATCCGAGATGGCGTGATTGAGCGGGATTCGGTTAATAACGTCCGCAAAGAATATCGTGATAAGCTGCAAGCCTATATGCAACAAAAAGGCCTGCGCCCTGAGCAGGAGCTACTGCGCCAGTTTTATAATCAGAAAATTTTACGTGCGGCCTATAGCAATAATCAGCTACATGAGGTACTGACCGATTTTTGGTTCAATCACTTCAATGTATCTGTTACTAAGAATGATTGCTCGCAGTTTATTCCTAACTATGAGCGCGATGTGATTCGTCCGAATGTAACTGCAAAGTTTGGCGATCTGTTGCTGGCTACTGCCAAATCGCCGGCTATGCTTTATTACCTGGATAACTTTACCAGCACGGGCGTTAACACCAATCAGCAGCATTGGCTCGTTTTGCGCAGCAAAACGCACAGAACGATCCGCAGATGATGAATGCCTTGCAAAAAGCGCAGCAAGCTAAAAAAACACAAGGCCTTAATGAGAATTACGCCCGCGAGGTAATGGAACTACACACCCTGGGTGTCGATGGTGGCTATACTCAACAAGATGTTACCCAAGCCGCCCGTGTGCTAACCGGCTGGACCGTCTTCCCGATGGGCCAATACGGCGGTGGCGCTGCTGGTGGTATGCAAAGGCAGATTGAGCGCTTTGGCGAAGACAAACTGCGTGCCCAGGGCATGGTACACGATGGTGATTTCCTGTTCGCGCCTAATCGTCATGACAGTGGTCAGAAGGTGGTGCTAGGCAAAAAATTTGGTCCTAATGACGGTTACCAGGAAGGGGTAGATCTGTTGGAGATGCTGGCTCATCATCCATCAACTGCAAAGTTTATTACCCGCAAGCTGGCCGTGCGCTTTGTGAGCGATAATCCGCCGCAAACGCTGCTGGATAAGATGGCCAAAACCTTTAAAGATAAAGACGGCGATATCCGCGAAGTGCTCATTACCATGGTTTCGTCGCCAGAGTTTTGGAACGCACAGGCGTTGCGCGAGAAAACAAAATCACCTTTTGAGCTGGTCATCAGTTCGGTACGTAGCTTGAATGCAGAGATCAATCAGCCTTATCAATTATATACCTGGGCCAATAAAATGGGTCAGCATTTGTACGGTTATCAGGCACCAACCGGTTTCCCAGATCGCGGTCAGTACTGGATCAATACCGGCGCACTGCTTAGTCGCATGAACTTTGGCTTAGCCCTGGCGACCGAACGCATCCCCGGCGTTCGGGTTGATTTGGCCGCTTTGAATAATCACCACGAACCGGAAAGTCCACAGGCTGCATTAACAATTTATAGTAAACTGATTATGCCCGAGCGTAACCTTGATCAGGCTATTAAACAATTGACGCCAATGCTGTCTGACCCAAATCTTGCCAAAAAAGTAAGTGCTGCGGCTGATAAAGCTGCCCCTGCAAAAACGGCAGACGTGCAGGATATGAACGCCGGCGGACAAGATATGATGATGGCCAGCGCTGATGCGCCACGCAAAAACCGTCAGGGAGGCGGTTTTAGAAATGGTGGCCAAATGGCGCAGGGCAACAACTCCATGCTCTCGCAGGTGGTGGGCGTTATTATTGGTTCACCAGAGTTTCAAAGAAGATAGTTTTACCCCTTAAATAATCAAATCACACAGATCATGGTATCACGCAGAGGCTTTTTAAAATCAGGCGGTTTGGCGCTGTTGGGCGTTGGATTGATGGGTGGCATTCCCGGCTTTATTGCCGAGGCTGTTGCCGGCGAGAAGATGTTGGCGCCTTACAAAAAGAAAAAAATTATGGTGTGCATCTTCCAACGCGGCGCGATGGACGGGTTGATGGCTGTAACTCCGTTTACGGATCAGGCGCTGCAAGCCGCAAGGCCCACGTTGTTCATGTCGGCAGCGCAAGGCGGCGGTCGCACCAAGCCGCTGATTGATCTTGATGGCCGCTTCGGCATGCACCCTTCGCTGGCTGCGTTTGAGCCGCTGTTTAAAGATAAGCGTTTGGCCATTGTGCATGGCATCGGTTCGCCAAATAACACGCGCTCGCACTTTGATGCGCAAGATTATATGGAATCGGGTACGCCATTTAATAAGGGTACCTCAAGCGGCTGGCTGAACAGGGCTGTAGGCTTGTTGGGGCACGATGCCGCTACGCCTTTCCAGGCGGTGAGTTTAACCTCATCACTGCCAAGATCATTTTATGGCGATAATCCTTCGGTAGCTATCAGCAATCTACAGGATTTTGCCATCCAAATGCGTGGTAACCCAAGCGGTGCCAACATGGCTGCCAAAAGCTTTGAGGATTTGTATGATCAGACTTCGTCAAGCTTACTCAAATCAACCGGGAAAGAAAGCTTTGATGCGGTAAAGATGTTGCAGAAAACCGATGTGCGGAACTATCGCCCGGCTAATAACGCAAATTATCCAAACTCGGCCTTGGGTAACGCCCTGAAACAAATTGCACAATTGATAAAAATGGACGTAGGGTTGGAGATAGCCTTTACCGAATCGAACGGATGGGATACCCACTTTAACCAGGGGACTGACACCGGTATCTTTGCCCGCAACGTGGCCGATCTGAGTAATTGCATCACCGCGTTCTGGACTGATATTGATGCGTATCAGGACGATGTAACCGTAATGACCATGACCGAATTTGGCCGTACCGTGCACCAAAACGGTACCGGTGGCACAGATCATGGGCGTGCCTCATGTAACTTTATTTTAGGTAACGATGTTGCAGGTGGACAAGTTCACGGTAACATGAAACCGCTTACTCCTGATAACCTGGAAGATGGCCGCGACCTTGCCGTTACCACAGATTTCCGCGCGGTGTTTAGTGAGGTGGCAGATAAGCACCTGAAGTTTAGTAACGATAAAGTGTTGTTCCCGGATTGGAAGGGGGAGAAGATAGGCGTGATGTCTTAAACCAGGATTTAACGGATTTTTAGAATTTACAAGATACTTATAAATAGCAAAAGAGGCGCAATATTGCGCCTCTTTTGCTATTATAGGATTTCTTATATGTCAACAAAAAATCCTAAAAATCTTAAAAATTCGTTAAATCCTGGTTCAGGCTGAGTACTCCTTCAAAATCATCCTATACTTATTTAGGATGCTTGATTTAGATACAAAGCCTTCAAAATGCCCTTCGTTGTCAACAACCGGCAGGTTCCAGGTTGCGGTTTCATCAAATTTCTTTACAATATCGCGTACCGGCTCATCGTGTGTAATGAGGGCAGGCGGCATGGTCATAACCTCTTGCACGTTCATGGTATGATACAGGTGCGTATCAAACATAATCGGGCGGATATCATCTATCATCACTACACCCTCCAGCGATTTGTTTTCATCAACCACTGCAATCACGTTGCGTTTGCCGGAGCGTACCAATTCAATCAGATCTGTAAATGGCGCTTGTGGCTGGATGGTTTGAATATCGCGATCAATCAGCTCAGGTGTGCGTAATAACGACAACAGGTTCTGGTCATG
This region of Mucilaginibacter yixingensis genomic DNA includes:
- a CDS encoding DUF1800 family protein, whose product is MKTLFRCFFLLMLTVFGVSVLSSFLIIEKAGKPKLLLPYKQAGLTERQAAAHLLSRFTFGARPGDVDKVVKMGLENWLEQQLDGNLPDDSVDAMLDKFDALKMSNAQIANTFPKGGQVQRMAIRDGVIERDSVNNVRKEYRDKLQAYMQQKGLRPEQELLRQFYNQKILRAAYSNNQLHEVLTDFWFNHFNVSVTKNDCSQFIPNYERDVIRPNVTAKFGDLLLATAKSPAMLYYLDNFTSTGVNTNQQHWLVLRSKTHRTIRR
- a CDS encoding DUF1800 domain-containing protein, with the translated sequence MARFAQQNAQNDPQMMNALQKAQQAKKTQGLNENYAREVMELHTLGVDGGYTQQDVTQAARVLTGWTVFPMGQYGGGAAGGMQRQIERFGEDKLRAQGMVHDGDFLFAPNRHDSGQKVVLGKKFGPNDGYQEGVDLLEMLAHHPSTAKFITRKLAVRFVSDNPPQTLLDKMAKTFKDKDGDIREVLITMVSSPEFWNAQALREKTKSPFELVISSVRSLNAEINQPYQLYTWANKMGQHLYGYQAPTGFPDRGQYWINTGALLSRMNFGLALATERIPGVRVDLAALNNHHEPESPQAALTIYSKLIMPERNLDQAIKQLTPMLSDPNLAKKVSAAADKAAPAKTADVQDMNAGGQDMMMASADAPRKNRQGGGFRNGGQMAQGNNSMLSQVVGVIIGSPEFQRR
- a CDS encoding DUF1501 domain-containing protein; the encoded protein is MVSRRGFLKSGGLALLGVGLMGGIPGFIAEAVAGEKMLAPYKKKKIMVCIFQRGAMDGLMAVTPFTDQALQAARPTLFMSAAQGGGRTKPLIDLDGRFGMHPSLAAFEPLFKDKRLAIVHGIGSPNNTRSHFDAQDYMESGTPFNKGTSSGWLNRAVGLLGHDAATPFQAVSLTSSLPRSFYGDNPSVAISNLQDFAIQMRGNPSGANMAAKSFEDLYDQTSSSLLKSTGKESFDAVKMLQKTDVRNYRPANNANYPNSALGNALKQIAQLIKMDVGLEIAFTESNGWDTHFNQGTDTGIFARNVADLSNCITAFWTDIDAYQDDVTVMTMTEFGRTVHQNGTGGTDHGRASCNFILGNDVAGGQVHGNMKPLTPDNLEDGRDLAVTTDFRAVFSEVADKHLKFSNDKVLFPDWKGEKIGVMS